In Methylacidiphilum infernorum V4, a single window of DNA contains:
- the nuoK gene encoding NADH-quinone oxidoreductase subunit NuoK: protein MHIGLTHYVVASGILFAIGLAGIILRRDLIVILMCLEIMLNAANLALVAFSRFNANLLGQVLVFFVITVAAAEVAVGLALIVALYRVKHTTKAEDITMLKF, encoded by the coding sequence ATGCACATCGGCCTCACTCATTATGTGGTAGCAAGTGGAATCCTCTTTGCCATCGGTCTTGCAGGAATAATCTTAAGAAGGGACCTGATTGTTATTTTAATGTGTTTAGAAATCATGTTGAACGCTGCTAATCTTGCCCTTGTGGCCTTTAGCCGGTTTAATGCCAATCTCTTGGGCCAGGTCCTCGTCTTTTTTGTCATTACGGTTGCAGCAGCTGAAGTGGCCGTGGGCCTGGCTTTAATCGTCGCCCTTTACCGGGTCAAGCATACGACCAAGGCTGAAGATATAACAATGCTCAAATTTTAG
- a CDS encoding NADH-quinone oxidoreductase subunit J yields MENFFFWTFVLTMVGSAVGVIANKNPVASAMNLVLMILSIAGLFVLLGAYFLAAVQVLVYAGAVMVLFLFIIMLLDLKAEEQATMRPLGMLGGFLLVLLFGVGFSLAVKAMDSSLSKEQKALGVGGIKALGELLFANYSLAFEVVGLLLLISMVGVIILSKKDLE; encoded by the coding sequence ATGGAAAACTTCTTTTTTTGGACTTTTGTTTTGACGATGGTAGGGAGCGCTGTCGGGGTAATCGCCAATAAAAATCCGGTGGCTTCAGCAATGAACCTGGTGTTGATGATTTTAAGCATTGCTGGTCTTTTTGTCCTGCTAGGGGCGTATTTTCTTGCCGCCGTCCAGGTGCTCGTTTATGCGGGGGCGGTGATGGTTCTCTTTTTATTTATCATTATGCTGCTTGACTTGAAAGCCGAAGAACAAGCGACGATGAGACCCCTCGGGATGTTGGGAGGATTCCTCCTTGTTTTATTGTTTGGCGTGGGATTTTCCCTTGCAGTAAAAGCGATGGATTCCTCGCTTTCAAAAGAACAAAAAGCCCTTGGCGTTGGGGGGATAAAGGCCTTGGGAGAGCTGCTGTTTGCAAACTACTCGTTGGCTTTTGAAGTCGTGGGGTTACTGCTTTTAATTTCCATGGTGGGAGTGATTATCTTGAGTAAAAAAGACCTGGAATAA